CTGATTTCCTTCAGGTTACCTGTCCTGCTGTCGCTTCCTGGATGACAACCAGATCGTCACCAGCTCTGGAGACACCACCTGGTGAGTTGTGTTACTGCAGCCTGAGACTACACCCCCACAAACTACCGCCCCAGAAATATCAACAGTCATCTGTCTAACATTAAAGgaaacccaaaaaatgtaacattatatatttcaaatgtttttgGTTGTAAATACGTTTTCTGGAAAtaagttttattttcttctgtattttttttttccatatatttcttttttcttttcttctatATTCTTTCACTTTTAGAAAATGATATCATGACAGGGCATTTGGGAGGAAATAAAATGAAGTTAAAATATTTTTGCAAGGAAAAAAAGGGAAAGAAAATGATAAACATctatttaaaatgtataattaGGGGATAACAGATCAAAAAGATGTGGCATGTTATCTTAATGGATGATCATTAGTAATACTGCCTGTTCTATACCTTGCCCAtatttcccatttttcatcaaagATATGAACTCGATtattaatttttatttttccattccaaatatatttacattatgAGATTCTTATTTTTAGAATTATAGAGATTCTTAGTCAGCTTCAAAGCCCCAGGTGTTGGGCCTGCTTCGACCAGACGGACGTCAGACAGCTCACCCTCAAATATTCACCTCTTATATATTTCACAGCGTTGTTTTGCACTTTGCGACAGTTCTCTTACACAGTTCTCTCTGCTCCCTCGCAGCGCTCTGTGGGACATCGAGACCGGTCAGCAGACGACCACATTCGCCGGTCACACCGGTGATGTCATGAGTCTCTCTCTGGCGCCCGACACCAGGCTGTTTGTGTCCGGAGCCTGCGATGCCTCGGCCAAGCTCTGGGACATCAGAGAAGGAATGTGCCGACAGACCTTCACTGGCCATGAGTCGGACATCAACGCTATCTGCGTaaggcctcacacacacacacacacacacacacacacacacacacacacacacacacacacacacacacactcttacatGTTATAAACTCATTGTATCAGGGTCTCGAGTCTCAAATCATTCAAGGCATCAATGCATTTGACCGAACTGCTGCATATGTATGATTCAAAACGAAAGACCAGGAGTTCATGGTTTTGCACAAAGTCATTATTGCTCTTTCAGAAGCAATGAACATATCTAAGCTTTGGTAAACATAGTGCAGAAAAGGGTGTGGCAAGTTACTGTAACGCCACCTAAGGACAACAACAAATGTACTCACAAATAACTCTTTTTGTGCAGTTCTTCCCCAACGGCAACGCCTTTGCCACGGGTTCAGACGACGCCACCTGCCGGCTGTTTGACCTGCGTGCCGACCAGGAGCTGATGGTTTACTCACACGACAACATCATCTGCGGCATCACCTCCGTGGCGTTCTCCAAGAGCGGCCGCCTACTGCTGGCCGGCTACGACGATTTCAACTGCAACGTCTGGGACACTTTGAAGGCCGACCGCGCAGGTGAGACACTATACACACAATACATCTCTGTGAAAACTGGACTCGACACATTTTTAGCAGGAAATTGGGTTTTCTTAGTTATTCTCTTTTTGCAAAGAGCGCTTTAGCTGCTGATGGTGAATAAGTCCAGTCTATTGACTCAAGCTATTAATGGTGTATTGTTTATTATTCTGCAGGACAATATTCAATATGCGTCATGAAGTCCACATTACTAGGTCGGCTCCTTTACAGTAGCACTTTGAGCTGTCTGACTGACCAGCAGTAAATGTCAGAGTTCGGTGTCAGACTCAGTCAAAAATGTGGAGTGGAGGTGTTGGAAGAAACTGAGCAAATCTGTGCGGCCACTGTTCAAATCACCACAGTCCTTCCTTTAAAGCTGATCGGTGCACTCTAAAGATGTAGTACGCAGACACGGAGGAACTTAAAAACGTGAGGAATGTGGAGAACTAATTTATAGCTAGAGCTCTTTGTTTCACACCTCTGCGCAACTGACCAGAAGCTTCAGAAAGTGGGCGTGGCTTTCCGTTTATTGGTTTTGGAAAGTTAGACTTATAGGGCGAACACAAACCATCCTTCTTACCAAACAGCTTAACATGATATTCTGAAGTTTAAAGTGTATTATTACTTAAAGTGTATTATTAAGTTTATTGGAGGGCATGTCATTGTAAAAATGTGTTTGTGAAGTTGAATTTGATCCTTTCTACACATTTATGCTTTTCCTAAGACTTTTTTCATGATTgagtattagggctgtcaagttctTGACGTAAaagtttgtcctcggccgccccgtagtttcagagcgcatcgagtttaaaataccatctacaaactgatgctgacagccccgctcctgccgtccgcttgcggcagaccacacttccacgctcaccggcaggccctGACTGgacatcgggaggaccgggagggtgtgtatgtgtggggcgagcgagtgagcgagagagagaccttatattgctgttgttagcatctggtgctagctagctgcgctaacggatataaggagctgtttcaatgaaaacagaggagcgacattttgccgcacttgacttgatacaggaagccagacagtgggacattgtacgaaaagtcagcacactcagcacggatagtgcgcgaaacatgattgcagctcccgtttgagcatatgccttgagttgcacatagctccaacgatccatcacagtgtctctctccacacacacacacacacacacacacacacacacacacacacacacacacacacacactttgtattgtattattgtatgagaggttccaggttgaattgaggcgtatatttgtaatgttcagaggttgttgtgtttaatattcatgagaatatttgtcattgttcaaatgataataaacacacatataaagcatatttgtcaactcatatgttgatgagagtattaaaaacttgaaaaatattcctctaaggaacatttagaacagataaaaaatgtgcgattaatttgcgattaactatggacaatcatgcgattaaatattttaatcgactgacagccctattgAGCATACATTTCCAATTGTATATATCGTTATCTGGAAGGTTAGACAGCTGGTAAGTCTATGACCTGTCAGAAAACGACATCACTAAGGCAGCAAAACTTTTCCAATCTTAGTAGTGAAGAGTTTACGGAGTAGTACAGGCCAAGTCAAAAGATACAAGACCTCCTTCAGGGCGCTGAATACAGCTGGACCCCCTGAAGGAGCTGCGATAGGAGACACTGCCGTACAACTGCCTGGCAGCCTCACATTTCACAGATTTATACTCGCTGAAAAAACTCACATGACATCTCGACTAGTGTTTGCCATAAGGCAACTCTGGGACACGGGGAAGAAAAACAGAAGAAGAATAAGTAGGATGGGATGGAAGAGGATTGTTAGCTTGTTTGGCCATCACACTCTTCTAAATTTGGAACATCATTGTCAGTAGAAAAACATCAGACCTGACATGTTTTTGAAGGTGATTTGTAACTCAGCAAAATTCAGAAAAAGCCTTAAACATAAAGCCAAAGCTGCACAGGAATGGCTTCACTTCCTCCGTCTGGTTCAGAATATGTGGCAGAATGTATCCGACAGAAGTCATTCAGTTTTGAAAATGAGGAATGGGAATAAAAATGTAATGGCCTGAAATGCAAATTGGATTCAGACCTGTACAAATACTATATTATGTTTCCCTACCAAAATACTTAACCTGATATTAATGACGGTTCATTTGTAGagatttgttttcacaataattTGATGTGATCACATTGGCAAAAGGATGTTACACCCTTACCTGACCTTAACTTCTTGTAATGTGTCCCTACAAACACGACTTGCACCGAGGAGCAACAGGTCAGTCTTTGCTGCTGTATCAGTTATGCATCTGCCCAAAACAGTAGACTACATGAGACCTCCACACTGCAGAAGTGACACCTCTCTCTTTCCTTTAAGAAGTATTGAGCAGGAAGAGCTTTCTTTCCAAGTGTGATTTCGACATGACAGAAGAGATGCTCGTGTTTGTTTTGCCCCGTTATAGAAGGCATTTCTATACATCTCTGGAGAGCAGCAGGCGTCCCCTGCTCCAGCAGCGAGGAGCTCCTGTGGAGGCATGAATACTTTACAGATATTGACTGAGGGTGGGTCAGGGATCAGAGGAGACCCACATCTGAGCAGGCTATTTCAAATAGTCTCTTATTTGATCCATTGGAGAGAGGGATATTGATTATCTGCATTGGCCTTTTAATTAGTCTGAAAGCTCTGCCAGTGGCACCTGGAATGGTCTTTGTGGTTTGAAAAAGGGGTTCACAATTAATAGAAACTTGCAATATCCAAATCGCAGTTACTAAATTACTTATTTTCCAAACTGTGCTTATCCAGTTGTCTGTCTCAACCTCTGGTGTCTCTCTGCAGGTGTCCTGGCCGGTCATGATAACCGGGTGAGCTGCTTGGGCGTGACCGACGATGGCATGGCCGTGGCAACAGGGTCCTGGGACAGCTTCCTCAAGATCTGGAACTAGAGTCTGAAGGTGAGGGAAAAGGAGGGATGTATGAAAGCAGCTGTGGTGTAAAAACAGCATCAGCTACTGACTGCCATCTGGGGGTCTGGAATGAAGGTGCAACATGAAATATATAAAGAGAAACCAAATATCACAATATCAGGGCTGGGGGATATGAACAAAATCATACATCACAACAATTTACACAGATGTTGTTGGGTGGAAAATTGGGGCTTTCACACATTTTTACACTGAGGTttttgatgaattatcatcagTAATTTAGTTATAAGGCCTAAGCAGGTAAAAACAACCTAGTGTAATTTCATTAAATcaatataatattgatatattgcCCAGACCCAACCACACATGGTGCAATTGTTATTATACGTTTTTTCATCTATCTTTTTACCATGCCAGCTTTTATTTTTCGCATCAGAATGTCCTCTTCAGATCTCAGTGATTTATTTTTGACCTAGGTCACAAATGATATATACATGTGAGCTGTTATATTTCGCTTTTTGTGGATATCTGTATTCGCTAATCAAACATGTTAAAGGCGACATGATGATTTTACATTTATCTGGCAGATTGTTCTGAATAATAagattaaatgtgtttttttatctgTTTCCAGATGGCATCTGGACTCCAAAGTTGAGTGGAAGACCATTCCAACATCACAATGTTCAATTTTATTGCATATCCAATCTTTTCAAAAAACACCATGATACTGACTCCAAACACCCCAAAAAACTATCAAGGGCAAaaattctctctttctctccttctcatTTAAAAGAGCACAATTGTCTGTCAGTCATTCAgctacacacacaaaaacagaaaaacaaaggTTTGAGGAATCTAGTGGTTTTCAAAACGGAGCGGAAAAATGTCCATTCCTCCATCACCATGGTCTGGTATTGTAGtaagtgaaaatacaaacacccCACCGCTGCCGCCGCCACCAAACAAACGTTTCCTCATCACACACAGCTCTGAGCGAAGGTTGTTACACGACAGTGATCTAACTCTTAATAGCTTTTTGGCcatgtttcttttattgttttcatTATTCCTTTTACGTCGAAGAGAAGTAGATCAGCGAACTGTCAGGTAATGTTTAAAATGAGGATCAAAGCTTTGTTTTATTTCCTAGTCTTTACACATTTTAGAGAATGTTTTTAAGTGGAATACTAGAAAATCACGACATTTTAAATCCAGCTTTATCCCACTGGAGAACAAAGCGAGAGAATTGAGCTTCAACAGGGAGTCCTCGAGCCACTTCTGGCCCTTCTGTATATTTAGCCCCATGATACTtttactgttttgtttttttcagtgTAGTCCACAAAAATCTTTGTTTGCACAAAAATTTAACTTTGCATATATAGAATAATGTCTAAAGGAAAAAAAGTAAACTAACCAAGCACATGCTGTTTATGATAATGAATGCTCGTTTTTAAAACGAAAaactacaacaacaaaaaaaccatTTTAACCgttcttacaccttttttgTCTGGCGACAGTGTAGAATAATCAGATGAAGATTAACCCATCGGATCATAATCCACCTGCCCCTCTTTTTttattccttttttgtttttttctccttTAATTTAGTGTTTTTCTCCCGGTTTCTGTTGCTCGTGGTTGGGACCGGTGATGTGATTTGGTCGGGTTAGGGAGTACCTCCACTTTAGCCCGGTTGCAATCCGGACGTTTCTCTTTTAACAGAGGTGCCCATTCCGTGCTTGGAAATGCAGTTACTACTCTGTGAATGACATGTTGTataaatcaatgtttgaaaataatgatattgaaactttttaagttaaaaacgaaaaaaaaaaagattttggtTGTCTGCCATGGGTGGGTTATCTCTTAGAATCGCATGCTGTAGAATTGCTTAAAAAGGTGCATATGGAATTAAGTCCTTTGATGTTTTTCTTTAAGAAAATAACCTGTTGAATATATCAATACAATGgtatttatatttttctttttttcctttttctcttttttttccttttttggcTACTCCGTGCATACATGATTCAACTAAAATGTCAAAGCTATGCACTTGAGAAGCAAACCCTGCAACATAAACGGTTACTCGGTCCATACTTGGGAGGGATTCCACAAATTAAGAAGTAACGTAAATGTTTAAAATTGTACACACATGCATACGTACATTCATTCACCTAAACATACACAATCTCAAACGGAACAAATCAATTGTCATTCCTTCTGTAGCAAACAAAAATTCCACttacaaagaaaaacattttataacaggtttttttctgtcctttaataaaaaatgaaaaaaaaatcttgCAGCATCTGAATGGCAGAATTTTCTGTTGTTCCCCTTCTCCTTGTAAACAGAGACGCTCTTTCTTTAGCAGTAGTGACATTTTTTTCCATTCTGTTTTTTCTCTGCGACATTCTGTACAAAAAATGTGCTGTAATTGTGCGTTAGGCCTGGAGTTGgcaaaaaataaaatgaaataaaaaatattaaaaattaattaaattccctttccttttctctctttctccatcAAATAACTGTAGAGCTCTGCACCCCCACTGTTCCCTTTTCACCTTTTGTATTTAATTTTAAAGTCAGTCAGTGTACAACCGAAAGCTGGATGCAAGATAGAAACTATATTAAAATGTACTGTTATTTAAGATgtaataaaaagcagtttgaGATGACCTCCTGTGTTGAGTGTGATTCACTTAGAGCGGTTACCACTGAAGCTAGAATGTTGCAGACTGTTTGGTTTCCTTGTAATTATGTTCAAGTCAAATAAACAATTTCTTATCCACTGTTGAATCAGCCTGGCTTCTCTGTACAGTCATTTGCAAAACGTGTATTTGCTCTTTGTATACTGGTACATACAGAGTATAAAGGTTGAAATCACTTACTATAATCCTTTCTACATGTGAGAATAGAATAAAAACTGCAGACCATGGCCATCAACTTGTGATGTGTTCTAAACACTCAGAAAAGCTACTTATAGGGTCATTTTGAAAATATCTACAACCCCTCTTAAAAATACTTCCTAACCTTTGTGGCCACCTACTGGACATAAGTATAAAATACAACAAACGATACAAAATAATAACCTCACTAAGTGATTTTAAggtaagcaaaataaaaaatatattttatcgaAAGCAATTTCTGTCAGTGATCACATGAAACTAAATAAGTTTACTGAAGTACTTTACTGGTGTACCATTTTTTATAACCTGTACTcgagtatttctattttatgCAACAAAAATAGTaatagaaatacattttacatttacgtATTTCTAACAAAAACAATCATTTATATGCATTCATAAACTACCAAATACCTAAAGCTGGCTCCATTTTGCCAAAGTACAACAATGAAATACTCAAAACAGGATTCTATTTTGTAATATAACACTTTCAAATATCTATTTGAATACTGAGTACTTTAAATTATGGTATTTAAaatttcatttcaaaagtatcaTTGATAATACTTCTATACTTGTACTGAAGCAACATTTTTAATGCAGGACCAGATTTTCCTTCCATTTCTGGTTTTGATATGTCAAGCTATAAATGATATGTCAAGAATAATACTGCATGTTAAATGATTAACATCAAAAACCTTTCTTTAAATATTTACTTTAAAAGTCCAGCCTTTAATTAGACTGAACTGGGTTCTGCACGTTATGATAACATGTCTTCTATGCCAGCCCAATCTTATGTGCTCAATCTGCAACAAAACATAAGGTCACATCTGTCATGAATTGAAATtcttaataaatatattatccaGAGTTTTGGCACATGCATAGTCTAATTGGTAAACAATGAATGAATAGATTGTGTGCAGTGATCCAGACAGTGGCCCTCTCACTCTGTGGTCTACTGATTGGGCAATCACTCCTTTACTGTAGCCTAcgcccaggcccggttccagaacaaaatgactcagggtgcatctgagattagagagggtgcagtggtaaagtgctatttttatatgtggggagtggacctaacaccctccAGACTTTTGAAGATTTTTGTTTAGGGTTAGTtttttgccgaggtcctctggcacttgcgggccgccgaggggtggctgtgtttggggcaacgaagacgtGAGCGAGGCaggcaaagccggcgaggcgggcaggaggacgttagtggccgcgggtaacgtaatgtccccatgatctgaactgttattacctgcagtagatgcagtgttactgctggcgataagggctggttgttttaaccattttctgatgtccatcattgactgccGTGTaagcacctgacataataatgtTACTTAcagtttaaattgaccaaataaatgcagcagacaattgtatttaaccacaattacaatttattttatttcaactatattcttcttattattcttattattattatttctactattattattattgttattatatatgcaatatttttcacttttatttttgctggggggtgcataacgactcaactgagggagcaatgcacccttatgcacccccgtagaaccgggcctgcctACGCCCCACATTACTGCATATTTGGGTGACAAGAAGTTGAAGATGGTCAGAGCGCTAAAGTGGCATTACCACCCAAACAAAGAGGAAAATTGCCCCAAGGCCTTAGGTCAGAATCCTCAGAGGCATGAGGGGGCCAGCACCTCATGTTTGTCTTAGAGGAAGATAATGCTAAACATGAACATGTTGTCTTATGGACATCACTGTCTAGATTGCATGTCGTCAATTGCCCCTTTGACTGTTGATTTTGACATGTTTAATATGTTCAAACTCACACTGAAATATACAGAAGCACACAATAAGCATTATTGCATTTTAAATATAGAATTATAAAGAGGTAGACTTGTAAATACATGAAGCATGAGAGAAACACATATATTTGTAACATATAATAACATTGCAAATAAGGGAAAcctctatttaaaaaaaagaagctttGCTATAGTTTAATTGCTTACTAGTAAAGCCTTTTAAATTCGtttatattattataatgttaACTTATCACAGATGTTTTTGTGCCTCGGTAACAATGAAAGTATTTTTATCTGGCGCTCTACTCTGCCTGTTAAATCATCCAACATGACGTCGCCGCCGACAGGGCCTGTGATTGGTCGGTCCGTACCAGGAAGTGATGGGCTGACCGTTGACAGCTCTCTTGCACAGTAAGATTGTGTAACCTTTTGGTTATCTAATAAATAATGGCGAGGCTCTGAACCCAGTGGCTCTTTGCTCCGCTGTACATTTGTGTCGTCCCCTCTAGCGCTGCTGGAGAAAGGTATTGTTGGCCTCAGAAGTGAATGATAATAAGCTGTGTGTTGTGCCTAACTAGCTTAGCACGCTAACTAGCTGAAAACTAGCTTAGTTAAGAGAGGACTTGTAAGCACCATTCATCCGTTTAACACTCGTGAATGTCGGCTTATGTCCTGTTATTGCTAACGTTGTTTATCAATTAGACTGTTGGTGAACTTATAATTGACTAGTCTTGCTTACTCAGGCAGGCGACAACG
This Pseudochaenichthys georgianus chromosome 7, fPseGeo1.2, whole genome shotgun sequence DNA region includes the following protein-coding sequences:
- the gnb1a gene encoding guanine nucleotide-binding protein G(I)/G(S)/G(T) subunit beta-1 → MSELDQLRQEAEQLKNQIRDARKACADATLSQITANIDPVGRIQMRTRRTLRGHLAKIYAMHWGTDSRLLVSASQDGKLIIWDSYTTNKVHAIPLRSSWVMTCAYAPSGNYVACGGLDNICSIYNLKTREGNVRVSRELAGHTGYLSCCRFLDDNQIVTSSGDTTCALWDIETGQQTTTFAGHTGDVMSLSLAPDTRLFVSGACDASAKLWDIREGMCRQTFTGHESDINAICFFPNGNAFATGSDDATCRLFDLRADQELMVYSHDNIICGITSVAFSKSGRLLLAGYDDFNCNVWDTLKADRAGVLAGHDNRVSCLGVTDDGMAVATGSWDSFLKIWN